From the genome of Methylomonas sp. UP202, one region includes:
- a CDS encoding HD domain-containing phosphohydrolase, which yields MTDPTATESAAAPINLLFVDDEANILKALRRLFRGGDYRVETAESGAEALEILAHQPIDLIISDMRMPQMDGAEFLTRVAERWPDTIRILLTGYADLESTVAAVNKGRIYCYCSKPWEDNELKILVNNAVEQKRLRDERQRLFGIINRQNEELKELNVHLEEKVEHRTEQLRLSLQKLDQAHNALKRQYVDSVKVFAKIVEMRPGIKSGHSLFIAENARNVAQRLGLSADEARDVLYAGLLAQIGKMSLPDELLRQPLHLMSSHDKKRYLQNGREGFNLLQGIDALQNAANIIHHQYEHFDGSGEPNSLHGSEIPLGSRILAVVRDYICFLDGFITGSAMTVDQAKSRLLLRKHSDYDPDVVESFLRLLSETSVEDTRPVIEISWTQLQAGMEAAEIICNDVLYLKNTILTAAQVDSILDMRKRSKNLVLRIRV from the coding sequence ATGACCGACCCGACCGCCACCGAATCCGCCGCCGCGCCGATCAATCTGCTGTTCGTCGACGATGAAGCCAACATTCTGAAGGCCCTGCGACGGCTGTTTCGCGGCGGCGATTATCGGGTGGAAACCGCCGAAAGCGGCGCCGAAGCACTGGAAATTTTGGCCCATCAACCTATCGACTTGATCATTTCGGACATGCGCATGCCGCAAATGGACGGCGCCGAATTCCTGACCCGCGTCGCCGAGCGCTGGCCGGACACGATCCGTATTCTATTAACCGGCTACGCCGATCTGGAATCGACCGTGGCGGCGGTCAACAAGGGACGGATTTATTGCTATTGCAGCAAGCCATGGGAAGACAACGAACTGAAAATTCTGGTCAACAACGCCGTCGAGCAAAAGCGTCTGCGCGACGAACGCCAGCGTCTGTTCGGGATCATCAACCGCCAAAACGAGGAGCTTAAGGAACTCAACGTCCATCTCGAGGAAAAAGTCGAGCATCGTACCGAACAGCTGCGGCTGTCGTTGCAAAAGCTGGATCAAGCTCACAATGCCTTGAAGCGGCAGTATGTGGATTCGGTAAAAGTCTTCGCCAAAATCGTCGAAATGCGACCCGGCATCAAGAGCGGCCATTCGTTGTTCATCGCCGAAAACGCCCGCAATGTCGCACAGCGGCTGGGCTTGAGCGCCGACGAAGCACGCGATGTACTCTATGCGGGCCTGTTGGCGCAGATCGGCAAAATGAGCCTGCCGGACGAATTGCTGCGGCAACCGCTGCACCTGATGTCCAGCCACGACAAGAAGCGCTATTTGCAAAACGGCCGGGAAGGTTTCAATCTGCTGCAAGGCATCGACGCCCTGCAAAATGCCGCCAATATCATCCACCACCAATACGAACATTTCGATGGTTCCGGCGAACCCAACTCGCTGCACGGTTCGGAAATTCCGCTGGGCTCCCGCATCCTGGCGGTGGTCCGCGACTATATCTGCTTTCTGGACGGTTTCATCACCGGCTCGGCGATGACGGTAGACCAGGCCAAAAGCCGCTTGCTGTTGCGCAAACACAGCGATTACGATCCGGATGTCGTCGAGTCCTTCTTGCGATTGTTGTCGGAAACCAGTGTTGAAGACACGCGCCCGGTCATCGAAATTTCCTGGACCCAATTGCAAGCCGGCATGGAAGCCGCCGAAATCATCTGCAACGACGTGCTATACCTAAAGAACACGATCCTGACCGCCGCTCAGGTGGATAGTATCCTGGACATGCGCAAGCGCAGCAAAAACCTGGTGCTGCGCATCCGGGTCTAG
- a CDS encoding uroporphyrinogen decarboxylase family protein → MTPSQILAAAVTGEPAPRIPVFCNLLDHGAGLLGMRAKDYFADGAAVAEAQLRLLKLYGHDNVWSLHYVGKEAELLGCREILFADDGVPNVADFVIKNLDDIAKFEVPADITLLPAWQSMADCLRILRAEVGGTHPICAYITASTTLPAILMGMDKWLELFLLGPLDLRDELLSKCSAFFRQEIAALRAAGADVLVYSTPFGSPAFVSRKQIENLVLPWMKRDLADGVENVVYYCGMAPFNDVIDWVFDELDIRTHYISPLADLAEAKRLIGARGLTCGVIDDIKMIHWSPEQTRAEVKRILDIGKPGGHFLFGNGVMPLAVPEANIRAMVDAAFEYGRLE, encoded by the coding sequence ATGACCCCGTCGCAAATTCTCGCCGCCGCAGTCACCGGCGAACCGGCGCCGCGTATCCCGGTGTTCTGTAATCTGTTAGACCACGGGGCGGGTCTACTGGGCATGCGGGCCAAGGATTATTTCGCCGACGGCGCGGCGGTGGCCGAGGCGCAATTGCGGCTGTTGAAATTGTACGGCCACGACAACGTGTGGAGTTTGCATTACGTTGGCAAGGAAGCCGAGTTGTTGGGATGCCGGGAGATATTGTTCGCCGACGACGGCGTGCCCAATGTCGCCGATTTCGTGATTAAGAATTTGGACGACATCGCCAAATTCGAGGTGCCGGCCGACATCACCCTGCTACCGGCCTGGCAGTCCATGGCGGATTGCTTGCGGATTTTGCGTGCCGAAGTGGGCGGGACTCATCCGATTTGCGCGTACATCACCGCCTCGACCACCTTGCCGGCCATCTTGATGGGGATGGACAAGTGGCTGGAGTTGTTTTTGCTGGGCCCCTTAGATCTGCGCGATGAATTGCTGAGTAAGTGCTCGGCATTCTTCCGCCAGGAAATCGCCGCTCTCCGTGCCGCCGGGGCCGATGTATTGGTGTATTCGACGCCGTTCGGCTCGCCGGCCTTCGTTAGCCGCAAGCAGATCGAAAACCTGGTGCTGCCCTGGATGAAACGGGATTTGGCCGACGGCGTGGAAAACGTGGTCTATTACTGTGGCATGGCGCCGTTTAACGACGTCATCGATTGGGTGTTCGACGAGTTGGATATCCGCACTCACTATATCAGCCCGTTGGCCGATCTGGCGGAAGCCAAGCGGCTGATCGGCGCGCGCGGCCTGACCTGCGGCGTCATCGACGACATTAAAATGATTCATTGGTCGCCCGAACAGACCCGCGCCGAGGTCAAGCGCATCCTCGACATCGGCAAACCCGGCGGCCATTTTCTGTTCGGCAACGGTGTGATGCCGTTGGCGGTGCCGGAAGCCAACATCCGCGCGATGGTCGATGCCGCTTTCGAATACGGGAGGCTGGAATGA
- a CDS encoding ATP-binding protein has translation MTAAADPRHLQQRIEHLEARVRKLSEEKANLYLVLHMVELLNTVAGVESLLESWMAALCGTLGGSNVEIYYLDEGKLHYANLFGERCVLTEIGDPLVAEAFSSQRFIESASDARHTLLRGTEVPVACTWVMPLLVGKELIGVVKMTDLLGSAQMRDYLQPFLSHMALILNNEIKTRVAETANRAKSNFLATMSHEIRTPLNGILGMAQLLSLPGGNPEKHREYAQTILTSGKTLLALLNDILDLSKIEASKLELVEVAVAPAVIIEETRQLYAESARQKGLSLHADWLAEPDRHYLLDPVRLRQMLSNLLSNAIKFTERGEIRIEGRELAGETGATELEFSVSDTGIGIPAEQQALLFKPFTQIDTGAARRFGGTGLGLSIVRRFAELMHGCAGVDSAAGSGARFWFRVRGEPTEVEPAADPMPSAGEPRRQLVEPTDGRIPNILIVDDDKTNRAVVEAMLSDQRVRLISAEDGRRALAVLAEQAVDLVLMDCRMPDMDGYEATRCLRQREAGEGGRRVPVVALTGHAFAEDRQRCLDAGMDAVLVKPLELSALNGQLARFLPGWHTVEAAATVPESAVQLDSERIAVMLDELDGLLEKNLFNAVGKYQALQQLLQGSPLQNRFLAVGQAINDMSFDRALVRLRALRAETSTGSGPL, from the coding sequence ATGACAGCGGCGGCCGATCCTCGCCATCTGCAACAGCGCATCGAGCACCTGGAGGCGCGGGTCCGCAAGTTATCCGAAGAAAAAGCCAATTTATACTTGGTGTTGCACATGGTCGAATTGCTGAATACCGTCGCCGGCGTCGAGAGTTTGCTGGAAAGCTGGATGGCGGCGCTTTGCGGCACCTTGGGCGGCAGCAATGTGGAAATTTACTATCTCGACGAAGGCAAACTCCATTACGCCAATTTGTTCGGCGAGCGTTGCGTGTTGACCGAGATCGGAGACCCGCTGGTCGCCGAAGCCTTTAGCAGCCAGCGCTTTATCGAATCCGCCAGCGACGCCCGGCACACTTTGTTGCGCGGTACCGAGGTGCCGGTGGCCTGCACTTGGGTGATGCCGTTACTGGTCGGCAAGGAATTGATCGGCGTCGTCAAAATGACCGATTTATTGGGTTCGGCACAAATGCGCGACTATCTACAACCCTTTCTTTCGCATATGGCCTTGATCTTGAATAACGAAATCAAGACGCGTGTCGCCGAAACCGCCAACCGGGCCAAAAGTAACTTTCTGGCGACGATGTCGCACGAAATCCGCACGCCGCTGAACGGTATTCTGGGCATGGCCCAATTATTGAGCCTGCCGGGCGGCAATCCGGAGAAGCATCGGGAATACGCCCAAACCATACTGACCTCCGGGAAAACCCTGTTGGCCTTGTTGAACGATATCCTCGATCTTTCCAAAATCGAGGCCAGCAAGCTGGAGTTGGTGGAAGTCGCCGTCGCGCCGGCCGTGATCATCGAAGAAACGCGTCAGCTTTACGCCGAGAGCGCCCGCCAAAAAGGTTTGTCGCTACACGCCGATTGGCTGGCGGAGCCCGACCGGCATTATTTGCTCGATCCGGTGCGCTTGCGGCAAATGCTGTCGAATTTGCTGAGTAACGCGATCAAATTTACCGAGCGCGGCGAAATTCGGATCGAAGGTCGGGAACTGGCCGGCGAAACCGGCGCTACCGAATTGGAGTTTTCGGTCAGCGATACCGGCATCGGTATCCCGGCGGAGCAACAAGCACTGCTGTTCAAGCCGTTTACCCAGATCGATACCGGTGCCGCCCGCCGATTCGGCGGCACCGGCTTGGGCCTATCCATCGTACGGCGTTTCGCCGAACTGATGCACGGATGCGCCGGCGTCGACAGCGCGGCGGGCTCGGGCGCCCGCTTTTGGTTTCGGGTGCGCGGCGAGCCGACGGAGGTCGAGCCGGCAGCCGATCCAATGCCGTCCGCCGGCGAACCCCGCCGGCAACTCGTCGAGCCGACCGATGGGCGGATACCGAATATCTTGATCGTCGACGACGATAAAACCAATCGGGCGGTCGTCGAAGCGATGTTGTCCGACCAGCGGGTCAGGCTGATCAGTGCCGAGGATGGCCGGCGCGCGCTCGCGGTGCTGGCCGAACAGGCCGTCGATCTGGTGTTGATGGATTGCCGCATGCCGGACATGGACGGCTACGAAGCAACCCGGTGTCTGCGGCAACGGGAAGCTGGGGAAGGCGGCCGGCGCGTGCCGGTCGTGGCGCTGACCGGTCATGCCTTTGCCGAAGATCGGCAGCGTTGTCTGGATGCCGGGATGGATGCCGTATTGGTCAAGCCCTTGGAGCTGAGCGCCTTGAACGGCCAACTCGCCCGGTTTTTGCCCGGATGGCACACTGTCGAAGCGGCGGCAACCGTGCCTGAATCCGCCGTGCAACTGGACTCGGAGCGGATCGCGGTTATGTTGGATGAACTGGACGGGCTATTGGAAAAAAATCTGTTCAACGCGGTCGGCAAATACCAGGCCTTACAACAGTTGCTGCAAGGCAGTCCGCTGCAAAACCGGTTTCTGGCGGTGGGGCAAGCGATCAACGACATGAGTTTCGACCGGGCGCTGGTCCGGTTACGGGCTTTGCGCGCCGAAACCTCGACCGGGAGCGGTCCGCTATGA
- a CDS encoding DUF1638 domain-containing protein, with translation MKSFELKQDPPLTMVGCGILRKEVDLLIEKNRWNVHTYFLDSALHNYLNRLSDELNQALTEREQAGEKTVVFYGGCHPLMEHFLDEHHTCRTHGQNCIVMLLGYEAFMQELEKGAYFLVEDWALTWEPMITACFGTKLDVVREIFHSSHKYILALRTPCNGDFTSAAEAAARFVDLPLLWRDVGLEHLEGVLADAIQRRLAEES, from the coding sequence ATGAAAAGCTTCGAACTCAAGCAAGACCCGCCGCTGACCATGGTCGGCTGCGGCATCCTACGCAAGGAAGTGGATCTGCTGATCGAAAAGAACCGCTGGAACGTGCACACCTATTTTTTGGATTCCGCGTTGCACAATTATCTCAATCGGCTTTCGGACGAATTGAATCAGGCCTTGACCGAGCGCGAACAGGCCGGCGAAAAAACCGTGGTGTTTTACGGCGGTTGCCATCCCTTGATGGAACATTTCCTGGATGAGCACCACACCTGCCGGACCCACGGCCAAAATTGCATCGTCATGCTGCTCGGCTACGAGGCGTTCATGCAAGAACTGGAGAAGGGCGCGTATTTTCTGGTCGAAGATTGGGCGTTGACCTGGGAGCCGATGATTACCGCCTGCTTCGGTACCAAATTGGACGTGGTCCGGGAGATCTTTCATAGCAGTCACAAATACATTCTGGCCTTGCGCACGCCGTGCAACGGCGACTTCACGTCGGCCGCCGAGGCGGCCGCCCGTTTCGTCGATTTGCCGTTGCTATGGCGGGACGTTGGCCTGGAACATCTGGAAGGAGTATTGGCCGATGCCATTCAACGCCGTTTGGCCGAGGAATCATGA
- a CDS encoding response regulator, translated as MNAQPARILIVDDEPNILKALNRLLRPYQVVSADSGEQALVLASKQPFDLVISDYRMPGMDGISFLMKFMVLQPDAVRLILTGYADLEATQQAINEIGVFRFLNKPWNNHEIVNAVEKGLELKRVLLENRRLADQVRDQQTRLDQQEAILRALEAEEPGITKVNWGPDGSIILDPADLDDNEPLNDWKR; from the coding sequence ATGAACGCCCAACCCGCCCGCATCCTGATCGTCGACGACGAACCCAACATCCTAAAAGCCCTGAACCGGCTGCTGCGCCCCTACCAGGTCGTATCCGCCGACAGCGGCGAGCAGGCGCTGGTGCTCGCCAGCAAGCAACCGTTCGATCTGGTGATCAGCGATTACCGGATGCCAGGCATGGATGGTATCAGTTTTTTAATGAAATTCATGGTTCTACAGCCGGACGCCGTTAGACTGATCCTGACCGGTTACGCCGACTTGGAAGCCACGCAACAAGCTATTAACGAGATCGGGGTATTCCGATTCTTGAACAAACCCTGGAACAACCACGAAATCGTCAACGCCGTCGAAAAAGGTCTGGAATTGAAACGGGTGTTGTTGGAAAACCGGCGACTGGCCGATCAGGTCCGCGACCAACAAACCCGCCTAGATCAGCAAGAGGCGATTCTACGCGCCCTGGAAGCCGAAGAACCCGGCATCACCAAGGTCAACTGGGGACCCGACGGTTCGATTATTCTCGATCCCGCCGACCTGGACGACAACGAGCCGCTCAACGACTGGAAACGCTGA
- a CDS encoding EAL domain-containing protein, with protein MSERQLKILAIDDTPANLALLGMALQDEYSVQIATSGAKGLALAQDDPPDLVLLDIMMPDMDGFETCRRFKADAGLKDIPIIFVTALNEKNTEMAGLALGATDYLTKPIDINVARLRIHNLLERERLRMALLAREAEQRLAASVFAHTHDGIVISDADNLIIDVNASFTRITGYQRDEVLGLNPRVLKSGRQPAEFYQTMWHTLLEQNYWHGELWNRHKSGRHYAVLSSISVVRDQNGAIHHFIGLFADITQLKNHEHDLEQIAHFDPLTGIPNRLLLVDRLTQGIAQTRRSGRQMAVCYLDLDGFKPINDSYGHELGDQLLIAIARRITECLRAGDTVARIGGDEFVLLLLDLPDRDECESILQRVLAAVARPFLIDNLALRVSASIGFTLFPDDDADADTLLRHADQAMYGAKHAGKNRHNLFDPASDKAAHERGRALADVERALRNQEFELFFQPKVNMRTGKVLGAEALIRWRHPQRGLLLPQEFLPVAENSDLIVEIGDWVLRSVLDHLEEWRRNGLTIKIGINIAPRHLLREDFTGRLAAHLNDHPDLPASCLELEILETAALADIGRVYQVMRECQKMGVTFALDDFGTGYSSLTYLKALPAEVLKIDQSFIRDILRDPEDLAIVEGIINLSGSFRRQVVAEGVESVEQGLQLLKLRCEQAQGFCIARPIPAARLADWIANWQPNPQWLDLGNGLPPDPE; from the coding sequence ATGAGCGAACGTCAACTAAAAATCCTCGCGATCGACGATACGCCAGCCAATTTGGCCTTGTTGGGCATGGCGTTGCAGGACGAATATTCGGTTCAAATCGCCACGTCCGGCGCGAAAGGTCTGGCGCTGGCTCAGGACGACCCACCCGATTTGGTATTGCTGGACATTATGATGCCCGACATGGACGGTTTCGAGACCTGCCGGCGCTTTAAGGCGGATGCCGGCTTGAAGGACATCCCCATCATTTTCGTGACGGCTCTCAACGAGAAAAATACCGAAATGGCCGGGCTGGCCTTGGGGGCCACCGACTATTTGACCAAGCCCATCGACATCAATGTCGCCAGATTACGGATTCATAATTTGCTGGAACGGGAGCGCTTGCGGATGGCGCTGCTGGCGCGGGAGGCCGAGCAGCGCTTGGCGGCCAGCGTGTTCGCCCACACCCACGACGGCATCGTCATTAGCGATGCCGACAATCTGATTATCGATGTGAATGCGTCGTTTACCCGAATCACCGGTTATCAGCGCGACGAGGTGTTGGGACTGAATCCGCGGGTCCTGAAATCCGGCCGCCAGCCGGCCGAGTTTTACCAGACGATGTGGCACACGCTGTTGGAGCAAAACTATTGGCATGGCGAGCTGTGGAATCGGCACAAGAGCGGCCGGCATTACGCGGTACTCAGTTCGATTTCGGTGGTGCGCGATCAGAACGGCGCGATTCACCACTTCATCGGTCTGTTTGCCGACATCACTCAGTTGAAAAACCACGAGCACGATCTGGAGCAAATCGCTCATTTCGATCCGTTGACCGGGATTCCCAATCGCTTGCTGCTGGTCGACAGGCTGACTCAGGGGATTGCCCAGACCCGGCGTTCGGGACGGCAGATGGCGGTTTGCTATTTGGACCTGGACGGTTTCAAGCCGATCAACGACAGTTACGGTCACGAATTGGGCGATCAGCTGTTGATTGCGATTGCCCGGCGCATCACCGAATGCTTGCGGGCGGGCGACACCGTGGCGCGGATCGGCGGCGACGAGTTTGTCTTGCTGTTGCTGGACTTGCCCGATCGCGACGAATGCGAATCGATTTTGCAGCGGGTTTTGGCCGCGGTGGCCAGGCCGTTTTTGATCGACAATCTGGCCTTACGGGTGTCGGCCAGCATCGGTTTTACCTTGTTTCCGGATGACGACGCCGATGCCGATACCTTGCTGCGGCATGCCGATCAAGCTATGTACGGCGCGAAACACGCCGGCAAGAATCGTCATAATTTGTTCGATCCGGCGTCGGATAAGGCCGCACACGAGCGAGGCAGGGCGTTGGCCGACGTCGAACGAGCCTTGCGCAACCAAGAGTTCGAGTTATTTTTTCAGCCCAAGGTCAATATGCGCACCGGCAAGGTGCTCGGCGCCGAGGCCTTAATCCGTTGGCGCCATCCGCAACGCGGGCTGTTATTGCCCCAAGAGTTTTTACCGGTCGCCGAAAACAGCGATTTGATCGTCGAGATTGGCGATTGGGTTTTGCGCAGCGTGCTGGATCATCTGGAAGAATGGCGGCGAAACGGTTTGACGATCAAGATCGGGATCAATATCGCGCCGCGGCATTTGCTGCGCGAGGATTTCACCGGGCGCTTGGCGGCGCATCTGAACGACCACCCCGACTTGCCGGCCTCTTGTCTGGAATTGGAGATTCTGGAGACCGCCGCGCTCGCCGACATCGGCCGGGTTTACCAGGTCATGCGCGAATGCCAGAAGATGGGCGTCACGTTCGCGCTCGACGATTTCGGTACCGGTTACTCGTCGTTGACCTATTTGAAAGCCTTGCCGGCCGAAGTGCTGAAGATCGATCAATCCTTTATCCGCGATATCTTGCGCGATCCCGAAGACTTGGCGATCGTCGAGGGCATCATCAACCTATCCGGCAGCTTTCGCCGCCAGGTGGTGGCCGAGGGCGTGGAGAGCGTCGAGCAGGGTTTACAATTGTTGAAACTGCGTTGCGAACAGGCGCAGGGCTTTTGTATTGCCAGACCGATTCCGGCCGCGCGATTGGCCGATTGGATCGCCAATTGGCAGCCGAATCCCCAGTGGCTGGATTTGGGGAATGGTTTGCCTCCTGATCCGGAATGA
- a CDS encoding bacteriohemerythrin, whose protein sequence is MAILTWSNQLNVGIPSVDAQHRRLVEILNRLDEAVAVGDEPSAILDLVAALIDYTDYHFKHEEELMRAGNYAADDFELHCQQHRDFVATVVAEQQKAIAEPDRVSNALLEFLVGWLSSHILYADKKMAQAINDTHPDNPEALKQQQTDIMQSNLYSALRESETRFRALADLLPALIWITNAQHVPIFCNRYWLETLGLAKTELNLENWMQLIDAQDRARVRQSYLQAAVDLQAVQLEYRLLPAGKPPIWVLETAVPRLRGNGRFAGLMGCGMDISVQKQAETALEGLVEQRTQELRIANETLLIEKNQESLLNQQLKEAQNHLLQSEKMASIGQLAAGVAHEINNPLGYIYSNLNTLRQYLQDLLKLSEAGERLAGQLPADHAEAQTFRNLQKSLDLAFIKSDLPDLVNEAMEGAVRAKKIVQDLRDFSRIDTQELAPFDLEAGLNATLNIINNELKYKAEVVKEYAGLKPFACVGAQLNQVFMNLLVNAAQAIDDFGKITIRTGYQDDDWLWVEIEDSGRGIPADIRNKIFDPFFTTKPVGKGTGLGLSLSYKIVQDHRGRIELESTPGQGSRFRVCLPIR, encoded by the coding sequence ATGGCTATATTAACCTGGAGCAATCAGCTCAATGTCGGCATTCCTTCCGTCGATGCCCAACACCGGCGGTTGGTGGAAATCCTCAACCGGCTGGACGAGGCGGTCGCGGTCGGCGACGAGCCTAGCGCCATCTTGGATCTGGTCGCGGCATTGATCGATTACACCGATTACCATTTCAAGCACGAAGAAGAGCTGATGCGGGCCGGCAATTACGCCGCCGACGACTTCGAGCTGCATTGCCAGCAACACCGAGACTTCGTCGCTACCGTAGTGGCCGAGCAACAAAAAGCCATCGCCGAACCCGATCGGGTGTCCAATGCCTTGCTGGAATTTCTGGTCGGCTGGCTATCGTCGCACATTCTCTACGCCGACAAGAAGATGGCTCAGGCCATCAACGACACGCACCCGGACAATCCGGAAGCGCTGAAGCAACAGCAGACCGACATCATGCAAAGCAACTTATATTCGGCGTTACGAGAGAGCGAAACTCGCTTTCGAGCGCTAGCCGACCTGTTGCCGGCGCTGATCTGGATCACCAATGCCCAGCACGTTCCGATTTTCTGCAATCGCTATTGGCTGGAGACCTTGGGCTTGGCGAAAACCGAACTGAACCTGGAAAATTGGATGCAATTGATCGACGCGCAAGACCGGGCCAGGGTCAGACAAAGCTATTTGCAGGCGGCGGTGGATTTACAGGCGGTACAGCTCGAATACCGGCTGCTGCCCGCCGGCAAGCCACCGATCTGGGTGCTGGAAACCGCAGTTCCCAGGCTACGCGGCAACGGCCGGTTTGCCGGCCTGATGGGCTGCGGCATGGACATCAGCGTGCAAAAACAAGCCGAAACGGCGTTGGAAGGCTTAGTCGAACAGCGCACTCAGGAATTGCGGATCGCCAACGAAACGCTGCTGATCGAGAAAAACCAGGAAAGCTTGCTGAACCAACAACTCAAGGAAGCGCAAAACCACCTACTGCAATCGGAAAAAATGGCGTCGATAGGCCAACTGGCGGCCGGCGTGGCCCATGAAATCAACAATCCGCTCGGCTATATTTACTCGAATCTGAACACGCTGCGCCAATATCTGCAAGACCTGTTGAAACTGAGCGAAGCCGGCGAACGCTTGGCGGGCCAATTGCCGGCCGATCACGCCGAAGCTCAAACCTTTCGTAACCTGCAAAAATCGCTGGACCTTGCCTTTATCAAAAGCGATCTGCCGGATCTGGTAAACGAGGCAATGGAAGGCGCGGTGCGCGCCAAAAAAATCGTGCAGGACCTGCGCGATTTCTCGCGGATCGATACCCAGGAGCTGGCGCCGTTCGATTTGGAAGCCGGCTTGAACGCCACGCTGAACATTATCAACAACGAGCTAAAATATAAGGCCGAAGTCGTCAAGGAATACGCCGGACTCAAACCCTTCGCCTGCGTCGGCGCCCAACTGAACCAAGTATTCATGAATCTATTGGTCAACGCCGCGCAAGCCATCGACGACTTCGGCAAAATCACGATACGGACCGGTTACCAAGACGACGATTGGCTGTGGGTAGAGATCGAGGACAGCGGCCGCGGCATTCCGGCCGACATCCGCAATAAAATCTTCGATCCGTTTTTCACGACCAAACCGGTCGGCAAGGGAACGGGCTTGGGGCTGTCGCTCTCTTACAAAATCGTCCAGGATCACCGAGGCCGCATCGAACTGGAATCGACGCCCGGACAGGGCAGCCGGTTTCGGGTGTGCCTACCCATCCGCTAA
- a CDS encoding ATP-binding protein encodes MDIATSDTDSNATVLLVDDDPTNLTVFGQALAPYYDVLVANSGERALQLIRAGGCPDLILLDVMMPDMDGYQVIERLKADPATAAIPVIFVTALTSGSDEERGLQLGAVDYINKPCHLSILLARVRTHLELKKSRDWLQNQNAFLEAEVQRRQQENQHVHLQLLQSEKMAAIGQLAAGVAHEINNPIGFVTSNLNALNDYIADLFAVLDACDAAVADGQTDRDALARARALKQAKNLAFLRNDIPELIAESREGLARVRRIIQDLKDFSHADENLWETADLHKGLDSTLNIIWNELKYHCTVSKQYGEVPPVHCLPSQLNQVFMNLLINAGQAIKTTGEIAIRTGTAGAEAWVEIADTGEGIAPEHLNRLFEPFFTTKPVGKGTGLGLSVSQNIIKKHGGRLEVSSELGRGSTFRVVLPISQT; translated from the coding sequence ATGGACATTGCAACTTCCGATACCGATTCTAACGCGACTGTCCTGTTGGTCGACGACGATCCGACCAATCTGACGGTATTCGGACAGGCGCTGGCACCGTATTACGACGTGCTGGTGGCCAATTCGGGCGAACGGGCCTTGCAACTGATACGGGCCGGCGGATGTCCGGACTTGATTCTGCTCGACGTGATGATGCCGGACATGGACGGCTATCAAGTCATCGAACGCTTGAAGGCCGATCCGGCCACCGCCGCGATACCGGTGATCTTCGTCACGGCGCTCACCTCGGGCAGCGACGAAGAACGCGGCCTGCAATTGGGCGCGGTGGATTACATCAATAAACCCTGCCATTTGTCGATCTTGTTGGCCAGGGTGCGCACTCATCTGGAACTGAAGAAATCCCGGGATTGGTTGCAAAATCAAAACGCGTTTCTGGAGGCCGAAGTACAACGCCGGCAACAGGAAAATCAACACGTGCATCTGCAATTGCTGCAATCGGAAAAAATGGCGGCGATCGGTCAATTGGCGGCCGGCGTGGCTCACGAAATCAATAACCCGATCGGCTTCGTCACGTCTAATCTGAATGCGTTAAACGACTATATCGCCGATCTGTTTGCCGTGCTCGACGCCTGCGACGCGGCGGTGGCGGACGGTCAAACCGATCGCGACGCATTGGCGAGGGCTCGCGCGCTAAAACAGGCCAAAAATTTGGCTTTTCTACGCAACGACATACCCGAGTTGATCGCCGAATCGCGGGAAGGTTTGGCGCGGGTCAGGCGCATCATCCAGGATTTGAAGGACTTTTCCCACGCGGACGAAAACCTGTGGGAAACGGCCGATTTGCATAAGGGTCTGGATTCGACGCTCAACATCATTTGGAACGAGCTGAAATACCATTGCACCGTCAGCAAACAATACGGCGAAGTGCCGCCCGTCCATTGTCTGCCGTCACAGCTGAACCAAGTGTTCATGAATCTGCTGATCAACGCCGGCCAAGCCATCAAGACTACGGGCGAGATCGCGATTCGCACCGGTACGGCCGGCGCCGAAGCGTGGGTTGAGATCGCCGATACCGGCGAAGGCATAGCTCCCGAACATCTAAACCGTCTGTTCGAGCCGTTCTTTACCACCAAGCCGGTCGGAAAGGGGACGGGCTTGGGGCTGTCGGTATCGCAAAACATCATCAAAAAACACGGCGGACGGCTGGAAGTCAGTAGCGAACTCGGGCGGGGATCGACGTTTCGAGTCGTGTTGCCGATCTCCCAAACATAA